The following proteins are co-located in the Vibrio azureus genome:
- the xerC gene encoding tyrosine recombinase XerC yields the protein MTTTVQNIPLPSSLQKPLEHFYEYLRSEKELSLHTQRNYKQQLETMAQHLANMGVKDWAQVDAGWVRQIAGKGMRDGMKASSLATRLSSLRSFFNFLVLRGELLANPAKGVSAPRKKRPLPKNLDVDEMHQLLEVSENDPLAIRDRAMMELMYGAGLRLAELISIDVRDVKLRSGELRVIGKGDKERKVPFSGMATEWLGQWLKVRNELASADEAALFVSKLGTRISVRSVQKRMAEWGQKQSVASHISPHKLRHSFATHMLESSQNLRAVQELLGHENISTTQIYTHLDFQHLADVYDQAHPRARKKQES from the coding sequence ATGACGACAACAGTACAGAACATTCCTTTACCAAGTAGTTTGCAAAAGCCGTTGGAGCACTTCTACGAATACCTACGTAGCGAAAAAGAGCTTAGCTTACACACTCAGCGCAATTACAAGCAGCAGCTTGAGACAATGGCGCAGCATTTAGCCAATATGGGAGTGAAAGACTGGGCTCAAGTGGATGCGGGATGGGTTCGTCAAATTGCTGGTAAAGGGATGCGTGATGGCATGAAAGCCAGCAGTTTGGCGACGCGCTTATCATCCTTGCGTAGCTTTTTTAACTTCTTGGTTTTACGTGGTGAATTACTTGCAAACCCCGCGAAAGGTGTGTCTGCACCTCGAAAAAAACGCCCACTGCCTAAAAACTTGGATGTAGATGAAATGCACCAGTTGCTTGAGGTCAGTGAGAATGACCCTCTGGCGATACGAGATCGCGCAATGATGGAACTGATGTATGGTGCTGGATTACGGCTTGCCGAATTGATCAGTATCGATGTGCGAGATGTCAAACTACGCAGCGGTGAATTGCGTGTTATTGGTAAAGGCGATAAAGAACGCAAAGTTCCTTTTTCCGGGATGGCCACAGAGTGGCTGGGACAGTGGCTGAAGGTCCGAAATGAGCTTGCTTCGGCTGATGAGGCTGCTTTGTTCGTCTCTAAATTAGGGACACGAATTTCGGTTCGCAGCGTACAAAAACGTATGGCTGAATGGGGTCAGAAGCAGTCAGTAGCCAGCCATATTAGCCCACATAAATTACGCCATTCCTTCGCAACACATATGTTGGAGTCGAGCCAAAATTTACGCGCGGTACAAGAGCTTTTAGGGCACGAGAATATCTCTACTACCCAGATTTATACTCATTTGGATTTTCAACACCTTGCTGATGTCTACGATCAAGCTCATCCTAGAGCACGCAAGAAACAAGAAAGCTGA
- a CDS encoding DUF484 family protein gives MLIEGKENQPQPVQADAMTAEIVAEYLRDNPDFFVQRPELVERLSLPHADLGAVSLVHVQMNRQRQRIEELEEEITAFMSLAAKNDRTFYEFMDLQGQLLKCCHVNQVIMAIERKAKELGLTAYLRLLNANESMPALKQEDYQRFATNHLNGKEAYLGRLRKVDREALFGDVLVPEMGSYVVLPLGHKTPLGLLVFASEDGGHFQPDMDTLFLRHLSLVVTHLVQTLAWHQDDDNSTEHSFTK, from the coding sequence ATGCTAATTGAAGGTAAGGAAAATCAACCGCAGCCAGTTCAAGCCGATGCCATGACGGCAGAAATTGTTGCAGAATACTTACGCGATAACCCCGATTTCTTTGTCCAACGTCCTGAGCTGGTAGAACGGTTGTCGCTGCCTCATGCTGATTTAGGCGCAGTGTCATTGGTGCACGTTCAAATGAATCGTCAGCGCCAGCGCATTGAAGAGCTGGAAGAAGAGATTACAGCTTTCATGTCATTGGCCGCAAAAAATGATAGAACGTTCTACGAATTCATGGACCTACAAGGGCAGTTGTTAAAGTGTTGTCATGTGAATCAGGTCATTATGGCGATTGAACGTAAGGCGAAAGAATTAGGTCTTACGGCTTACCTTCGTTTACTCAATGCCAATGAAAGCATGCCAGCACTTAAGCAAGAGGACTATCAACGTTTTGCTACCAACCATCTTAATGGTAAAGAAGCGTACTTGGGGCGTTTAAGAAAAGTTGATCGTGAGGCGTTATTTGGGGACGTATTAGTTCCTGAAATGGGTTCATACGTTGTTTTACCGCTTGGTCATAAAACGCCACTGGGCTTACTTGTATTTGCAAGTGAAGATGGTGGTCATTTTCAACCTGATATGGACACGTTGTTTTTACGTCATCTATCATTAGTAGTGACACACCTTGTTCAGACACTCGCATGGCATCAAGATGACGACAACAGTACAGAACATTCCTTTACCAAGTAG
- the dapF gene encoding diaminopimelate epimerase: MHFHFSKMHGLGNDFMVVDCITQNMFFSQDLIRRLADRHTGVGFDQLLLVEAPYDPETDFHYRIFNADGSEVEQCGNGARCFARFVRLKGLTNKYSISVSTKKGKMVLDIEDEGMVTVNMGIPEFEPNKIPFKAKQKEKTYIMRVGDKTLFCGAVSMGNPHVVTVVEDVDSTDVENLGPLLESHERFPERVNAGFMQVVNRQHIRLRVHERGAGETQACGSGACGAVAIGILQGLLDETVKVSLPGGELSISWQGPGKPLFMTGPATHVFDGQLSC, from the coding sequence ATGCACTTCCATTTTTCCAAAATGCATGGCTTGGGCAATGACTTTATGGTTGTTGACTGCATTACCCAAAATATGTTTTTTTCGCAAGATTTAATCCGCCGTTTGGCGGATCGTCATACTGGTGTTGGTTTTGACCAATTGCTTTTGGTTGAAGCACCGTACGATCCTGAAACTGATTTCCACTACCGTATTTTTAATGCAGATGGTAGTGAGGTAGAGCAATGTGGCAATGGTGCACGTTGTTTTGCTCGCTTTGTGCGCTTGAAAGGCTTAACCAATAAATACAGCATTAGCGTGAGCACCAAAAAAGGAAAAATGGTTCTTGATATTGAGGATGAAGGCATGGTGACGGTCAATATGGGGATACCCGAGTTTGAGCCGAATAAAATCCCCTTCAAAGCTAAGCAAAAAGAAAAAACCTATATTATGCGTGTGGGTGATAAAACATTATTCTGTGGTGCAGTCAGCATGGGTAATCCGCATGTCGTCACCGTGGTTGAGGATGTCGATAGCACCGATGTAGAAAACTTGGGGCCTTTACTTGAGTCTCATGAACGTTTTCCAGAACGCGTTAATGCTGGCTTTATGCAAGTGGTTAATCGTCAGCATATTCGTCTACGAGTGCATGAGCGTGGAGCAGGTGAAACTCAGGCGTGTGGTAGTGGTGCTTGTGGGGCGGTTGCGATCGGTATTTTACAAGGTTTATTAGATGAGACCGTTAAAGTTTCTCTACCTGGAGGAGAGCTTTCAATCTCATGGCAAGGCCCGGGTAAACCTCTGTTTATGACTGGACCTGCTACTCACGTATTTGATGGGCAACTCTCATGCTAA
- the lysA gene encoding diaminopimelate decarboxylase, with protein MDYFNYQDDGQLWAEDVSLQDLAEQHGTPLYVYSRATLERHWSAFDRAVGQHPHLVCYAVKANSNLGVLNALARLGSGFDIVSGGELERVIAAGGDAKKVVFSGVGKTLAEMKRALELGIKCFNVESEPELERLNKVAAELGVIAPISLRINPDVDAKTHPYISTGLRDNKFGIAFDRAPAVYKFAQSLPNLNVQGIDCHIGSQLTDIEPFIDATDRLLALIDDLKAQGIHIRHLDVGGGLGVVYRDEEPPQPADYAKALLDRLANHQDLELIFEPGRAIAANAGILLTRVEFLKHTEHKNFAVIDAAMNDLMRPALYQAWQDIVPVVPRQGEVQLYDLVGPICETGDFLGKDRELALQEGDLLAVRSAGAYGFVMSSNYNTRARAAEVMVDGNQHHVVRQREELTHLWQLEQILPE; from the coding sequence TTGGACTATTTTAACTATCAGGATGATGGCCAGCTTTGGGCTGAAGACGTCTCACTTCAAGATCTTGCCGAGCAGCATGGCACGCCTCTTTATGTTTACTCTCGCGCTACGTTAGAGCGTCATTGGAGTGCGTTTGATAGGGCTGTGGGCCAACATCCTCATCTTGTTTGTTACGCAGTAAAAGCTAACTCTAACCTGGGTGTTTTGAATGCACTCGCGCGCTTAGGATCCGGCTTTGATATTGTATCGGGTGGTGAACTTGAACGTGTTATTGCAGCGGGTGGTGATGCGAAGAAGGTGGTGTTCTCTGGTGTGGGAAAAACACTGGCAGAGATGAAACGTGCGCTAGAGCTGGGCATAAAATGCTTCAACGTGGAATCAGAACCAGAACTTGAGCGTTTGAACAAAGTTGCAGCCGAGCTCGGCGTGATTGCCCCGATTTCGTTAAGAATCAATCCAGATGTCGACGCAAAAACACATCCTTACATTTCGACGGGTTTGCGTGATAACAAATTTGGTATCGCCTTTGATCGCGCGCCGGCGGTATATAAGTTTGCTCAAAGCTTACCAAACCTAAACGTGCAAGGCATTGATTGCCATATTGGTTCCCAGCTGACGGATATTGAGCCTTTCATTGATGCGACCGATCGTCTTTTGGCACTGATTGATGATTTGAAGGCACAAGGTATCCATATTCGTCACCTGGATGTTGGCGGCGGTCTTGGTGTGGTCTATCGTGATGAAGAACCTCCTCAGCCTGCAGATTATGCTAAGGCTTTACTTGATCGTTTGGCCAACCATCAGGACCTTGAACTGATTTTTGAGCCAGGCCGAGCGATTGCTGCTAACGCGGGTATTTTGCTGACGCGAGTTGAGTTTCTTAAACACACAGAACATAAAAACTTTGCTGTTATTGATGCGGCGATGAATGATCTCATGCGACCGGCGCTTTATCAGGCTTGGCAGGATATTGTTCCCGTTGTCCCACGCCAAGGTGAAGTACAGCTGTATGACTTGGTTGGGCCTATCTGTGAAACTGGTGACTTCTTAGGTAAAGATCGTGAACTGGCACTACAAGAAGGTGATCTACTCGCGGTTCGTTCTGCTGGTGCCTATGGTTTTGTGATGTCTTCGAATTACAATACGCGAGCTCGAGCGGCAGAGGTGATGGTTGATGGTAATCAGCACCATGTTGTCCGTCAACGTGAAGAACTGACGCATTTGTGGCAGTTGGAACAAATTTTACCGGAGTAA
- the lptM gene encoding LPS translocon maturation chaperone LptM: MKKLLMVLGMLAATTLVGCGQSGALYIPDDAQQTEQAQ, translated from the coding sequence ATGAAAAAACTACTCATGGTGTTGGGAATGCTCGCCGCTACGACTTTGGTCGGCTGTGGTCAGTCAGGTGCGTTGTATATTCCAGATGACGCTCAGCAGACTGAACAAGCACAATAA
- the cyaY gene encoding iron donor protein CyaY: MNDTEFHQQVDTQLQIIEEAIDESGADIDYEVSGNVMTLEFEDRSQIIINRQEPMHEIWLASKSGGFHFKQIDGQWICSKTAMKLFDMVKEECEKHAGESIDWV; encoded by the coding sequence ATGAACGATACCGAATTTCATCAACAAGTAGACACACAACTGCAAATCATCGAAGAAGCCATCGACGAATCTGGCGCGGATATCGATTACGAAGTGTCAGGCAATGTTATGACACTAGAGTTTGAAGACCGCAGCCAAATTATCATCAATCGTCAAGAACCCATGCATGAGATCTGGTTGGCATCAAAGTCAGGAGGCTTTCATTTTAAGCAGATCGATGGTCAGTGGATCTGCTCAAAAACGGCCATGAAGCTCTTTGATATGGTTAAAGAAGAATGTGAAAAACACGCGGGTGAAAGCATAGATTGGGTATAA
- a CDS encoding class I adenylate cyclase has protein sequence MQAYTQKLIQRLDNLNQQRIDRALALMSSQNQQVFHLIPALLHFNHPNLPGFLDAETPHGLFGFELNAMQQQLVDAYFDHSPTVIEAVTDADILGLYTMGSTSSIGQSTSSDLDIWVCIPPTMNAIQRDCLTKKCLSITDWAQAQGVEANFFLMDEDRFRNNHSEQMTGDNCGSSQHLLLLDEFYRSAVRLAGQRLLWQIVPPEMEECYGEYVAQLYEDGNVKCDEWIDFGQLNRIPAEEYFGSNLWQLYKSIDSPYKSVLKAILLEAYSWEYPNTQLLSIDTKRRFFADEPDLYGMDAYYLMLEKVTRYLERIQDQTRLDLVRRCFYLKTHEKLSRDPDTGSVAWRREALSEMISTWNWDHKVVAELDDRRHWKVEQVKVVHHALLDALMQSYRNLIQFARRNDITSAISPQDISILARKLYAAFEVLPGKVTLLNPQISPDLHEPDLSFIEVTESGVNKPGWYLYKQPLDAHRILGQPFLEHHEYLSKLVSWAFFNGLITESTYLHAVVREAQLDIDKFYQMVGDLRNTFSLRKRRPTMEALASPCEISQLAMFINFEHDPTADLSGRMLKSEVKSTEIFSFGPDQINLVGSVDLVYRNSWHEVRTLHFQGETAILDALKTILGKMHQDALPPESVDVFCYAKNMRGVMRNTVYQLLAECIDLRLKPVEPEKRRRFKAMHLGCQTHGLFFERRGVSVQKLENSVEFYRSISTNKLNGSPLLMLDRGQEFQLPEVVDGFASEGLVQFFFEDTETGFNIYVLDEANQVEVYHQFSGTKDEMIASVNGFYTAVKDNNQVASQCINFNLPQYYQIIHPSEGNTHIIPYRSENVSSVSVPKTASV, from the coding sequence TTGCAGGCTTACACTCAAAAACTTATTCAGCGATTAGACAATCTCAACCAGCAGCGTATCGATCGTGCGTTGGCGCTTATGAGTTCGCAAAACCAGCAAGTTTTTCACCTGATTCCTGCTCTGTTGCACTTCAACCATCCTAATCTTCCCGGTTTTCTTGATGCAGAGACTCCGCATGGCTTGTTTGGCTTTGAGCTGAATGCGATGCAGCAGCAACTGGTTGATGCTTATTTTGACCATAGTCCCACTGTTATCGAAGCGGTGACCGACGCGGATATTCTTGGCTTATATACTATGGGGAGTACGTCCTCAATTGGTCAAAGTACCTCAAGTGATTTGGATATTTGGGTATGTATTCCTCCAACCATGAATGCTATACAGCGTGATTGCTTAACCAAGAAGTGCTTATCGATCACAGATTGGGCACAAGCTCAGGGAGTCGAGGCGAACTTTTTCCTTATGGACGAAGATCGCTTTCGTAATAATCATTCTGAACAAATGACCGGGGATAACTGTGGCTCTTCCCAGCACTTACTCCTACTTGATGAATTTTATCGCTCAGCAGTACGCTTAGCTGGACAGCGCTTATTATGGCAAATAGTGCCTCCTGAAATGGAAGAGTGCTATGGCGAGTACGTTGCTCAGTTATATGAGGATGGCAACGTAAAATGTGATGAATGGATAGACTTTGGCCAGCTTAACCGTATTCCAGCGGAAGAGTATTTTGGTTCCAATCTGTGGCAACTGTATAAAAGCATCGACTCACCGTATAAATCTGTATTAAAAGCGATCTTGCTTGAAGCGTATTCATGGGAATACCCAAATACGCAGCTATTGAGTATCGATACCAAACGACGTTTCTTTGCTGATGAGCCAGATTTATATGGCATGGATGCGTACTACTTAATGCTTGAAAAGGTCACGCGTTATTTAGAACGTATTCAAGATCAAACCCGCTTGGATCTTGTGCGTCGTTGTTTCTACCTCAAAACCCACGAAAAGCTCTCGCGTGACCCAGATACGGGGTCGGTTGCTTGGCGTCGTGAAGCGTTAAGCGAGATGATTTCCACGTGGAATTGGGACCATAAAGTGGTGGCGGAACTGGATGACCGACGTCATTGGAAAGTCGAACAAGTCAAAGTTGTTCATCATGCATTATTAGATGCCCTAATGCAGAGCTACCGTAATTTGATTCAGTTTGCCCGTCGTAATGACATTACTTCTGCGATAAGTCCACAAGACATTAGTATCTTAGCGCGCAAGCTGTATGCGGCATTTGAAGTGTTGCCGGGTAAGGTGACCCTTTTAAACCCACAAATATCCCCTGACTTGCACGAACCTGATCTGAGTTTTATCGAGGTCACAGAAAGTGGCGTGAATAAGCCTGGGTGGTATCTATACAAACAGCCGTTGGATGCTCATCGTATTCTTGGACAACCATTTTTAGAGCACCACGAGTACCTGAGTAAATTGGTTTCCTGGGCATTCTTTAATGGTTTGATTACAGAGTCGACCTATTTGCATGCTGTGGTACGTGAAGCACAACTGGATATCGATAAGTTCTACCAAATGGTGGGGGACTTACGTAATACCTTTTCATTGCGTAAACGTCGTCCAACTATGGAAGCGTTAGCAAGTCCTTGTGAGATAAGCCAACTGGCCATGTTTATCAATTTTGAACATGACCCTACCGCTGATTTGTCTGGCCGTATGTTGAAATCTGAGGTCAAGAGTACCGAGATATTCAGCTTTGGTCCCGATCAAATTAATTTGGTTGGCAGTGTCGACCTTGTCTATCGTAATTCATGGCATGAAGTTCGAACGTTGCACTTTCAAGGTGAAACGGCGATCTTAGACGCGCTTAAGACCATATTGGGAAAAATGCATCAAGATGCGCTGCCTCCTGAGTCTGTTGATGTGTTCTGCTATGCTAAAAACATGCGCGGAGTGATGCGTAATACGGTTTACCAGTTGCTTGCCGAGTGTATCGACCTACGTTTGAAACCCGTCGAGCCGGAAAAGAGACGTCGTTTTAAAGCCATGCATCTTGGGTGTCAAACTCATGGTTTATTCTTTGAACGCCGAGGAGTGTCTGTTCAGAAGTTAGAGAATTCGGTTGAGTTTTACCGCAGTATTTCGACCAATAAGCTGAATGGTTCACCGCTACTGATGCTGGATCGAGGGCAAGAATTTCAGTTGCCTGAGGTCGTTGATGGCTTCGCCAGTGAAGGGCTAGTACAGTTTTTCTTTGAAGATACTGAAACGGGCTTTAATATCTATGTGTTGGATGAAGCTAATCAAGTTGAAGTCTATCATCAGTTCAGTGGCACGAAAGATGAAATGATTGCATCAGTAAACGGCTTTTACACGGCGGTTAAAGATAATAATCAAGTCGCGTCACAGTGCATTAATTTTAACTTGCCTCAATACTACCAAATCATTCATCCATCAGAAGGGAATACACACATTATTCCTTACCGAAGCGAGAATGTCTCTTCAGTCTCTGTCCCTAAAACAGCCAGTGTGTAA
- the hemC gene encoding hydroxymethylbilane synthase, with amino-acid sequence MTQSTPIRIATRKSPLALWQAHYVKDALQAAHPNLEVELVTMVTQGDVILDTPLAKVGGKGLFVKELEVAMLEGRADLAVHSMKDVPVDFPQGLGLVTICEREDPRDAFVSNHFKTIDDLPQGAIVGTCSLRRQCQLKAYRPDIVIKDLRGNVGTRLSKLDAGEYDAIILAAAGLKRLKLDDRISSLIEPEQSLPAVGQGAVGIECRLDDQRLRQLLEPLNHPDTADRVRCERAMNLTLEGGCQVPIGSYSLLDGENIWLRALVGEPDGSLIVRGEIHGHRQDAEALGIQLANELLEKGARDILTKLYADHD; translated from the coding sequence ATGACACAATCTACGCCCATTCGCATCGCGACACGTAAAAGTCCTCTTGCTTTATGGCAAGCTCACTATGTGAAAGATGCTTTGCAAGCCGCTCACCCTAACCTTGAGGTTGAACTGGTCACCATGGTCACTCAAGGTGACGTGATCCTTGACACTCCACTGGCTAAAGTGGGTGGTAAAGGGCTCTTCGTTAAAGAGCTTGAAGTAGCCATGCTAGAGGGACGTGCTGATTTGGCAGTGCATTCAATGAAGGATGTTCCCGTCGATTTTCCGCAAGGGCTAGGGTTGGTGACGATATGTGAACGTGAAGACCCTCGTGATGCATTCGTATCAAATCATTTCAAAACCATTGATGACCTCCCACAAGGGGCCATTGTTGGTACTTGCAGCCTACGCAGACAATGTCAGTTAAAAGCTTACCGCCCTGATATAGTGATTAAAGACCTTCGTGGTAACGTCGGCACCAGACTAAGTAAACTTGACGCCGGAGAATACGACGCGATTATCCTCGCTGCAGCAGGCTTAAAACGCCTCAAACTAGACGATCGTATTAGCAGCTTAATCGAACCAGAGCAATCCCTTCCAGCAGTAGGTCAAGGTGCTGTCGGGATTGAATGTCGCCTTGATGACCAACGACTTCGCCAGCTTCTAGAACCTCTCAATCACCCTGACACTGCTGATCGTGTTCGTTGCGAGCGAGCCATGAACCTCACACTGGAAGGAGGATGCCAAGTTCCTATTGGTAGTTACTCTTTACTGGATGGAGAGAACATCTGGCTAAGAGCGCTAGTGGGAGAACCTGATGGGAGCTTGATTGTGCGCGGTGAGATCCATGGACATCGTCAGGATGCCGAAGCGTTAGGCATTCAGTTGGCTAATGAGCTTCTGGAAAAAGGCGCGCGCGACATTTTAACCAAATTGTACGCAGACCACGACTAA
- a CDS encoding uroporphyrinogen-III synthase — MAVLVTRPGEQGHELCSLLNHHGVKAIHHPLITINSMPDKVEWLQHLDKANIIIAISQHAVHYAEQILSNHNQSWPQQVIYLAVGQKTAHYLSMCTQQKVHYPHRFSDSEHLLQLTELKHVKKQNVLILRGNGGRELIKDELVKRGAAVHYGETYKRDLIPFDPARCLAMWKVQQVSQIVITSSEQLAYLCDPLTSEQLAWLNQQELYLPSQRVADLARQRGFSQIRCIGSASNQDLLTALTP; from the coding sequence ATGGCTGTTTTGGTCACTCGGCCTGGAGAGCAAGGTCATGAGCTTTGCTCTTTACTTAATCATCACGGGGTGAAGGCTATCCATCACCCATTAATTACGATTAACTCAATGCCAGATAAGGTTGAGTGGCTGCAACACCTCGATAAAGCCAACATTATTATCGCAATCAGCCAGCACGCCGTTCATTATGCGGAACAGATCCTAAGCAATCACAATCAATCGTGGCCTCAACAAGTAATATATCTTGCCGTTGGTCAAAAAACAGCACACTATTTAAGCATGTGTACCCAACAAAAAGTACACTACCCACATCGGTTCAGTGATAGTGAACATCTATTGCAACTTACTGAACTCAAACATGTAAAAAAACAAAACGTCCTTATTCTTCGTGGTAACGGAGGCCGTGAGTTGATCAAAGATGAACTCGTAAAACGGGGGGCAGCAGTACACTATGGTGAGACATACAAACGAGACCTTATTCCATTCGACCCCGCACGCTGCCTTGCAATGTGGAAAGTCCAGCAAGTCTCCCAAATCGTCATCACTAGTAGTGAACAATTAGCGTATTTATGTGATCCATTAACATCAGAACAATTAGCTTGGCTCAATCAGCAAGAGCTTTATCTCCCCAGTCAACGAGTAGCTGATCTTGCACGTCAAAGGGGATTTTCTCAGATAAGGTGTATAGGAAGTGCATCCAATCAAGACTTACTGACGGCTCTCACGCCATAG
- a CDS encoding uroporphyrinogen-III C-methyltransferase, giving the protein MTSNNNKQEKHDSTSSDNQPSVAPTEKQATTTKAKSGKKPIKAEVKKKPGNHGTKLGVLAVLISLAFGGGLTYKFANQQAEFQKQQADYIVQLTNLETQLQLTQNNIQKTLQSNKNETEEKANKFKEESKEAIEEGLDRQERSILSLQQEIASLSGKQPRTNGWLLTEANYLVQLAGRKLYLEHNVASAIQLMKDADQRIIALNDPSLIKLRKEITDDIVQLKMLPSVDQESMILKLTALQQQVDTLPLAQPILAPEEANEKKVLTEDVSNWQENLKTSLKSFADSFITIRTSDKSTAPLLPPKQHFYLKENLKAKLGVAIQAIYRQQDEIYQQSLQTADNWIADFFNNDEQAVTDFRQELNKLEQQSLTVQYPSELKSQQTLKNTIRERLHRDIAPMTNSEGQ; this is encoded by the coding sequence ATGACAAGTAACAATAACAAACAAGAAAAACACGACTCAACTTCTTCTGATAATCAACCATCAGTGGCGCCCACTGAAAAGCAGGCCACAACAACTAAGGCAAAGTCAGGGAAAAAACCGATCAAGGCTGAAGTAAAGAAAAAGCCTGGCAATCACGGCACCAAACTTGGTGTACTCGCCGTTTTAATCTCACTCGCTTTCGGTGGAGGACTGACATACAAGTTTGCCAATCAACAAGCCGAATTCCAAAAACAACAAGCCGACTATATCGTTCAACTCACCAATCTCGAAACTCAATTACAGTTAACACAAAATAACATTCAAAAGACGCTACAAAGCAATAAAAATGAGACAGAAGAGAAAGCTAATAAGTTTAAGGAAGAGTCCAAAGAAGCGATTGAAGAGGGGCTGGACCGGCAAGAGAGAAGTATTCTTAGCTTACAACAAGAGATAGCCAGCCTGAGCGGAAAGCAGCCTAGGACCAACGGCTGGCTGCTTACTGAAGCGAACTATCTAGTCCAACTCGCAGGCAGAAAGTTGTATTTAGAGCATAATGTTGCTAGCGCCATTCAACTCATGAAAGATGCCGATCAACGCATCATAGCTTTAAATGATCCAAGCTTAATCAAGCTGCGCAAGGAAATCACTGATGACATCGTACAGCTAAAAATGCTGCCTTCTGTCGATCAAGAAAGCATGATCTTAAAACTGACAGCCCTTCAACAACAGGTCGACACGCTACCTCTGGCACAACCTATCCTAGCCCCAGAAGAGGCTAACGAGAAAAAAGTCCTGACAGAAGATGTGTCAAATTGGCAAGAGAACCTAAAAACATCACTCAAGAGCTTCGCTGACAGCTTTATCACGATAAGAACATCAGATAAGAGTACAGCGCCACTTCTGCCTCCCAAACAGCATTTTTATCTAAAAGAGAACCTCAAAGCGAAACTCGGCGTTGCCATACAAGCCATTTATCGCCAGCAAGATGAGATTTATCAACAATCCTTACAAACAGCAGACAACTGGATAGCGGATTTCTTTAACAACGACGAACAGGCTGTGACAGATTTTCGCCAAGAGCTCAATAAACTTGAGCAACAAAGCCTAACGGTACAGTACCCTTCGGAACTCAAAAGTCAGCAAACTCTAAAAAATACCATTCGTGAGCGTCTACACCGAGATATTGCTCCAATGACAAACTCGGAGGGGCAATAA